TTAGTAGcatattgaaaaaaaaaggggcatgcatatataggaagatattaaaaattgtaaaaaagaaaaagagaatgaCCATCATTTATACCCTCTTTAGTAActaccttcttctccttttcctctttgccCATGCGGATTATTGTTTCGAAAATATGGTCCATTATGAGGAGTTCTTAAAATTGCAGCTTCTCCATATGAATGCTAATATAAACACACTCAATAAGTTTATTAAGAAtgagaaaatgcaaaatatatttttcatgaaTGAACACGAAGCTCACTTGGGAAATAGCGGCATCCACAAGTTTATTAATATTAGATGTAAACTTTACAGTAGTAACATTTATTCATCACTATATATCTACCTGTTGGATGTATCTCTCTCCTATTTGTTTACTCCTGGCATTGGTATTGCCTACGTGCAGAGCATCTTGGCTCTCCTCCTCTTTTACAACTACGTACACTTGTACATAACGAAGCTTCTCTTTTACAAGGTGAGCACTGAGCGCAGCGTCCACTTCATCAACGTTGTAGCGTCACTTCCTATGTTTCACCACCCCATGCGCAAGTACAATTCCGTCCATTACTGACCTTTCATCCCCCCCACCCCCACCCCTTTTTAGAGTGGAGCCGCCCTCTTAACCATTTTCCTTGTCAAAATTATCCCCTACGTTAAGGAGTTTGATAGGTTTGTTTGCTTGCTACTTacgttactttttttttttttttttttttttttttttttttttttttttcatcccattTTGGAATGCGcgcaaaagtggaagaacCCCCGTATGTGCGAAAGGCCTATGGATGGGATCCAGCATAACATAGCTACCCAATATCAtgtatttgttttcctttcctttttcccccctaccCACCACCGCAGGAATCTCATAATATGCTTTCTCTACTCTGTGCTACACAGCGTATTCTACATCCTGTGCAACATCTTCACGCACCGCCTGGAGGAGGAGAGACGGACATACAAGGGACCCGAATCGGAGTTGcacttaaaaatattaatgagCATGTCCAACGAAATTagcttttacaaaattgtgtACAAGAGTGTGTGCAGTTATTCTCACCAGGATAGCTTTTTGGAGGAGGAGATCACCAGCATGTTAGAGTAAGTAGCCACTTGGAAGAATCGTGGGCCTTTTTAGGGATATATATACCCAGCGTTCCTAACCCCACATTGTTATTAATCCTGTGCTCTCCACCATCCTACCCACATTGTATGTTAATATCATGTCACCACTTCACCTCACGTCTCtgtgtttttcccctccctcccttttttttttcttaccacAGAGATTTAGGAAAGGATCCCATCGTAAAGGTCATAATGAATTACATACAAAAATGAGAGACAACCAAATGATTTTTCAGGAGAGGCTCCAATTTGGTTAAGGTCACTTACGTCAGCGTAGTGATGCTGTGGGGATGATTtgatatttctttttgttttttagtTTGTTTAGTGTTTAACAGATTAAGGGGGATAGACAtcgccccccccctcttccccttgcattttttatcaatatCGTAACATTGTCGTCATACCTATTTTGTTATTCCGTTTTTTGGGGGTCCCATTTATTCAATACACGAGAGGTGTACACATTGGTTGAGTCAAAccagaataaaaaattgaggTGGAGTAAATCTACCCATTCGTTGTAGAATCCTCCCGACAAAatcgttatttttttaagtttttttttttttttttttttttttttaattttttaagtgtaagttttttaaacttGTAAATTTTGCTATATAAGCGCGTATTTGTATCATCTCATGcatgaacgaaaaaaaaaaaaagaaaaaggcacaTTCGCATGGAGTACATTTCTGTAGGAAACTCATGTAGAGTGCGTGGGACGTTTTTCCGAGCTGGCGAGTATTCACTGTGCCCGCGAGATTTATGTGTGTACGTGTGTGAACTCCTCCCTTGCCATGctggaggggggaaaaggtaCCACTCAAAGTAGGAAAAGCAAAAGCGTACATAAATTtggtaaaaaggaaaaatgcgaaaaaaaaaaaaattataaatatatagagAGAGGGGgtggagaattttttttaaagcaagGGGAGGATAAAATGGACGCCGCGCTTGCGACAAATGAAGGCGGACCAATATGAACGGACCGGGAATGAACAAACGAACGGGGAGGAGAACCATGAACGTTTAACACCTCTTTTCCATACCacaccccccaaaaaaaaggaaattaaaaaaaaaaaaattatataaaaaaaaaacttagtAGACGCTCTCCTTCCTATTactaatataatttttaatgttAGGTAAGTTGCTAATAAATTCGTTATGAGCCTTCAGtagaggaaaattttttaaactgtTTGGATACTTTGTTTCGATGTCATCATATAAATTGAAAACAGCCAAATCGGCATACGTTAAATTATCGCCAACGAAATAATGgcacttgttttttttcaaaatgttctCAAAGTATCCTGACCATTTTGGCAATTCCTCATTAAGAAAGGTAGTCTCATTCTGCTTAAACAAATTTGTGTTGTTAAATTTATAATGTATGTCTTGTACTCCACAGAAAATCATGTCTGCGTAAAATTCATCCAGATCAGTATCCCCACCTATTTTGTACTTCTTTGATAGGTACCTTACTATGGCCTGACTTTGAGCAAATATTATGTTGTCCATTTCTAGTATGGGCACTTGCTCAAAGGgggttttcttttcctttttgaaatTCTTAAACTCGATGAAGGCGTCTCCTTTTTCGCCAAACCGTTTGTCCGTGTACTTGATTCCCAGGTAGGCGAAGATCAACCGAATCAGTTCAGCTTTGCCCCTGCGATGGGGGGAGGGTAGGTTAAACAgcgcattttaaaaaaaaaaaaatgttaagggGAAGTCACTTTGCGGTTTCCAAAGCAGACATGCCGTGAAATATTCCCATTATACCGTTATCATTATGTGTGCAGGAtgccttttcccccctattTCTTACCTCGCGTCGAAATAATATAAGACTATCTCCTCCGCCATTTTGATATGCAACGAAAGACTCGTGGGTCCCtttcaaattttcaaaatggaaatgtgcAACGTTTGTAATATGGGCAGGTGTAGTTGCGATGTGCACATATGCTTCATCCCTTCTTCCACTGCTACTACTGCGAGCGGTCTGCAAAAATGTAATATCTGTCTCGACTGATCAGGAAAGGGCTGCGTCGGTTAAAGCGTCCCCGTTGCTTTATAAGAACGCAGGGGAAGGGAGAGAAATGTCTCTGTGAAAGGTACCTCACTTCACTGTTTATTTGGGTCACCCCccatttattccctttttcctcccttgcCTTAAGCCAATGAGTATTACCAGCACTTTTGGagcgaaattaaaaatattgaacaaaaaaaaaaaaataaataaataaaaaaaattatgtatgGCAAATGGGGCCGGGTGAAACAAAACCACTATGTAGCTGGTCACGGCATTCGTATATCTCGCTTTTTTCCGACGGCACAACTTTCAAAGACCCCCCCCCTAGCGATTTTTGGACTATAAACAAATagcaaaagaaataaaataaaaaaaaaataaaatgagcaAATAATTGTGCGTAACACACGCCTTGGGAAATAGCAACGTGCTGATGCCGCAAAATAAAGAGAATTTTTAATTGGCGGAGGGGGAAAGGCAAAAACTGAAGAAACGGAGGAAATTTCGCAGTCAATTTTCTACCAAAAGAGCTACTTCTTTTGAAAGAGGAGGGATACTGTGGAATGCAATAAAACTGTGTCGCAGTGGTGAAGTGTGAAGAAGTTGCGAATTAATATGGGGATGAAGTAACAAAGGtagggggagaaaatatgAGGCCTATAACGTACTCTTCAAATCACTCCAAAGATTAACTTATGTTGATGCATATGCAATGGGATAAAAACGTTTGTATCGATGTTTGAATGATTCTTCGCGTCGGCCTTATGTGCCCTTTAGCCGAAAAACAATCtgtacagaaagaaaaaaaaaaaaaaaagggagcgcttaaaaaatggataatcCTCTGGTCGTATACTGGATGATGGATGCtcatgtatgtgcatattcgTATGGATacatttggaggaaaaaaaaaaaaaaagaaaaaaaagaaaaacagatTGTTCTTAATGCtaggtttttcctttttttttttttttttttttttttacttttttgtaGCTCTGTAATGTAAAAAGCTCACAAAAACACTCAACTCGGTTTTATACTTACACTCGACATCTTTTGCACAGTGAAGTTCCTACTTCACCGTTTAGCAGTTTCGCCATACATACACTCAATGTTGTGTTTGCATAAACGTGCCTACATatgagtatatatatgtgcatacttATAACAATGTGGGGCAGTCACGCAACCTGAGCCACACCTCTTTGTTGCCCACTCGTCCATTTGATCTTTTAATTGTTCCAGTATTACCATTTCAcgtctctttcccttttcgacTTGTTCAAAAAATTAGGATACATCaaaagggtggaaaaaaaaaaaaaaaaaaaaaaaaaaaaaaaacttgccTTCGTAGAAAGGCTACTATGGGCAATTAATCTTTGGGGGGTTGTTCTACaaagaatttgaaaattttatgaGCCCCAACTAACCCATGTGTATTTGCTCGTCGgtgtataaaaaaagtttattCGTGGTGTGTACCGGACGAACGGCCGAGTGAAATTATTCTCCCCGGCGGAAGCAGCGAAGGCTTGTTCGCATGCTTGTGTGTTCGCCtcgaaaaatatacaaaagggTGCCACCCTGTACCGGCATGTGTGCATAcaagtacatatgtatatatttatgctgACATGCACGGTAGCGCTGTTTGATTTAGCCCATCGACTCTACACTTGAATTCCGCGACTtgtaccttttttaaaaaaaaaaaaaaaaaaaaaaaaacgccaaaATATTTGAGGAATTGTCAAATGaactttttctcttcccttctgTTTCTCCCGCTGTGGCATCGAAGcgtaaagtaaaaataactTTTCATACCCCTTCGCCATATACGTTTGCCATTTCCTCTCACTGTATCATTTTCGAAGCGTAAAATCGGAACGatattgagaaaaaaaaaaaaaaaaaaaggaaaaagaaaaagagcaaGCAAAAACGCGCACGGGGGGTAACACGCTGTGGGGAAAAATCCTAGGTGTAGCACCCATAGCATCCTTGACAATCATTGCAATCGTCGCCGCCTCAGCAATTCCAGGGGAGGACTATGTATCTATAACTATCTAAAAGCGAAgagtgtgaaaaaaaaaaaaaaaaaaaaaaaaaaaaaaacacttgcAGGAGAACCCCACGGAGAAGAGAAAACAGCCCAAGTGGAAAATTAGTGACTAATCCAACCTCAGAATCAACGAAAGAGGGACGTAGAACAACAAACAAAACGAGACTTGAAATTTTCCCAGGGGAAGAGAAaccaaaataaagcaaaaaggTACAGAGCTTCAGCAAAAGAGAAGCCAACCTATCGCTACCTTCAACAGCATCAGGGAAGTCTCTTCATGACCGTTTTTCTCGCATCCCTAGAATGATAAagatatttcttctttttatcttccaAGTGATTGCAGTGTTTGTACAAAATGTGAATGCGGTAAGGGGGAGGGAGAGATAATCCGCTGCGTCCCAGGTGTGCGGCGCAGTTGGCATAGACATATGAGAGTACACACCCCTGTATGCATCCTTAATGCACGTAGATCTTGCCAATTGGCCTGCACCTACACCTCGTGGCACACTTCACATGTCATCATAATTGCCCTTTACCCGAACCCCGTAGGTTAATCCAAAAAATTCGTTCACCATAAGTCACGTGAATGCGCCCGTAGGATGGCACTCTAATAGACAGAGGAAGTATGGAAATTGCAAATTTTACCAATGCGGAGGGAGGAGTGTATCCATGTAGCATCACGCGGGATTATTCCCTCGCGTGTGCACTGTTTCGTCTACTTATGTACATCCATTTGAATACACGAGTTGGACCGTGCGTTGACCCACTTACCCCACCAACGCTTTTTGAGCACCGCTTCATCACCGCATAACTATTTCCTCATCGCAGATTTGCCTATGTAGACCTTCGGAGAAACAAAAGTGAAGAGGGGAGGAGGAACGCCCTGGGTACGCAGGGAGGGAGCCGACAGTGCCCCTTGCGGAAGGTGAGCTTCGCAGGCTTGATGGGCTTCTCCGGGTTGTCCATCCCGCTGTTCCTAGCAACCTACATGATATACAGCAAAATCAAAGGTGACAACAGAAATTTAACggaagcagaaaaaattatgggaAAGTTCCTGTACAAGCATGAAAACAATTTAATACAAGGAAATAAttatgaggaagaaaaatcatACAATCTATTTTACTTAATCCATGCAATATATAACAATATTCGAACGctaataaatttttacatGAACGTAAAAAAGGTTAGTACAAAGGATACTTCAAATGAATacaccattttatttttccattcctaCAATGTGGACAGATTTTTGCACACAAGAAATATTAAGACATATGCTGAAAGGTTGAAGGAAATTTACCAAGacattaataaaaaaaaaaatgtcaacaTTGTCTATGTGCCGCTGGACAGTAAACTTCTTTTTAACATTAAACACTTTAGCAATATGAACAACTGGTACAGTATATTATTTCAcgataaaaaacaaattttaaaaatgataaaaaattataatattaTGAATATCCCCACGATGGTATTGTtggataaaaatatgaacattaTTAATGACAATATTAATTATTTGCTTCTTCACCAAAAGAAAGATTTTCCGTACAGAGATGTTAATCATTTGACGTATATTAATTGGCtatatgataaaaataatcgaaagtacgattttaaaaaattaaattcagattatgtacttttttattttaacaatgagaaggaaaacaaggGGGACCTCCAGTCCCTCCTcaagataaagaaaaaactggccgcaaaaaatattaacgTGGATATCATTTTTGTGAAGGACATGGAAATGATGAAGGGGAATACCACCTCGAAGGGAGATGGCATGGTGAGTCAAAAAGAAGCTGAGAAGGTAGGCCCACTGGCTGGTGAAAAAACGGAGGGAAATATTCCTAATGAAAAAATTGGTAACGAGAAGGATACACACGAGTCaagcaaaaaggaaggacAGTCCGCACTCTCTGAGGCTGAAAAACagggaatgaagggaaaCACTACTGACCAAAGCAGCCAAGGGCGTGGTACAAACGACCAGATGGAAAACTACGTCGACGATGTGTACTACCTGGGAGAACAAGAAAATAACGCCATTTACAAACTGCTCCTTTACGACATGTTCGACGTGACATTCAAACCTGTTTGCATTCTCgtaaacaaaaagggaaatattaTAAGCAAGTATATCCAcgtggagaagaaggaagatgaaaTAGCTAGCTttatacaaaataattacaaaagTTTACACGAAAAGgcgaatgaaaaaaactacatgtacaaatatgaaaatgttaGCAACTTAAATAACTTAAACGTCTTCTCTCCAATCTTCATCCTGTTCAGTGACAAACTCAACCTCGATTTACTACACCAGTACAATGACTTGATTGGTcaatataataaaaacagaaaggggaagaaaattaatttttacttCCTGGTTACCGACGATAAAAAGTACGAAGCCTTAAAGAAGCTCTGCGCAGTCGATAACACAACCCAGGCGGTCATTTTGGATTTGTTTAACCAGAAGATGTTCAAGGACAAGGTGAACAAACTGGGTGTCATTGAAAATTTGGGTGGCAAGAGCGTCATTAACAAGGACAAGTTCTTTAGCTTTGTGAACAGTTACTATGGCGACGACTTGTACGCCTCTCCTATTGTGTTGACTAGGGGAGTTTAGCCCTCCGGACAGGAAGTAGCTAAGGAATATTGTCACTGCACAATTGTATGTGTGTACtgttaggggggggaggtctTCATCGGAACTCCTTTTCTCACTCACTGTACAGACAACCCTAAGGTGTATCAAATGGGCCATTCCATCACCCATAAGTTgtcaattcttttttccccattataGCAAAttgttgcaaaaatgggaTTGTCTCATTAGTCCCGTGTGGGACAGCATTATGGCTACGTTtgtattttacattttttttttttaccctctttctttttatgtatCCCCATGAGAAAACGTTAATGTTTATGATAACATTcgtattatttatttattttattattatattttttttttaccgccTGGTTTATTAATCTTCCTTTGTCGTACGCAGCGGTGTGTATATTTGCATACTTATATGCGTACTGGTCTGTACAGCatggagaaatatttttaaagacacttttttttttttttttttttttttttaaatgcctCCATTTTGCGTTTTCTCGTGTATCCATTTATAATTAagaatgttcattttttttttccccttttgaatTAATTTCGCGTAAgaataaaatgtttttttgttaaatttttaattgacacatttaataattttttcatttcccccatGACGAAAAAAAGATTGCATCCTTCATAATGGCATGCCATTCACAAATAGGAGTTTCTTTTACGTGCGCATACACACACGTATAATTTTTACTTACACAAAATTGTACGCTTGCGAGGAGATTTGCTTTGGGAAaggttttttcccccatcaCCCTCAACGAGTGAGTTATATATGACAGTATGTGTGGATGAAATACGACACATGTGCGCCAACTCGCCTCGCGTCAAATGGgatgtgaacaaaaaaag
This DNA window, taken from Plasmodium knowlesi strain H genome assembly, chromosome: 13, encodes the following:
- a CDS encoding glutathione S-transferase, putative; the protein is MAEEIVLYYFDARGKAELIRLIFAYLGIKYTDKRFGEKGDAFIEFKNFKKEKKTPFEQVPILEMDNIIFAQSQAIVRYLSKKYKIGGDTDLDEFYADMIFCGVQDIHYKFNNTNLFKQNETTFLNEELPKWSGYFENILKKNKCHYFVGDNLTYADLAVFNLYDDIETKYPNSLKNFPLLKAHNEFISNLPNIKNYISNRKESVY
- a CDS encoding thioredoxin-like protein, putative translates to MIKIFLLFIFQVIAVFVQNVNAVNPKNSFTISHVNAPVGWHSNRQRKFAYVDLRRNKSEEGRRNALGTQGGSRQCPLRKVSFAGLMGFSGLSIPLFLATYMIYSKIKGDNRNLTEAEKIMGKFLYKHENNLIQGNNYEEEKSYNLFYLIHAIYNNIRTLINFYMNVKKVSTKDTSNEYTILFFHSYNVDRFLHTRNIKTYAERLKEIYQDINKKKNVNIVYVPLDSKLLFNIKHFSNMNNWYSILFHDKKQILKMIKNYNIMNIPTMVLLDKNMNIINDNINYLLLHQKKDFPYRDVNHLTYINWLYDKNNRKYDFKKLNSDYVLFYFNNEKENKGDLQSLLKIKKKLAAKNINVDIIFVKDMEMMKGNTTSKGDGMVSQKEAEKVGPLAGEKTEGNIPNEKIGNEKDTHESSKKEGQSALSEAEKQGMKGNTTDQSSQGRGTNDQMENYVDDVYYLGEQENNAIYKLLLYDMFDVTFKPVCILVNKKGNIISKYIHVEKKEDEIASFIQNNYKSLHEKANEKNYMYKYENVSNLNNLNVFSPIFILFSDKLNLDLLHQYNDLIGQYNKNRKGKKINFYFLVTDDKKYEALKKLCAVDNTTQAVILDLFNQKMFKDKVNKLGVIENLGGKSVINKDKFFSFVNSYYGDDLYASPIVLTRGV